In Scomber scombrus chromosome 17, fScoSco1.1, whole genome shotgun sequence, the following proteins share a genomic window:
- the enpp1 gene encoding ectonucleotide pyrophosphatase/phosphodiesterase family member 1: protein MEVTKGEERSAEQAASLFGTSELESQRGNTERGKKRSNHCKIITGILLLCFLVGILAVVLSLTKSSNGKDGGESWLQEAFEDTEQPKCPSGFSKPPVILVSLDGFRAGYLKDHSSHLPVINKLRKFGTSTPYMRPVYPTKTFPNHYSIVTGLYPESHGIVDNKMYDVTRNAFFSLKSDEKYNPKWYQGEPVWLTAMHQKQKAGTFFWPGSDVAINGTLPNFYKKYDTKIKFEERVATVFEWLSLPQKERPDFITLYMDEPDSAGHRYGPASDEVVLALKNVDRILGMMMDGLKQRDLHNCVNIIIVSDHGMEEALCTKAAYVSSYQADTANFTIIQGPAARIRPSRLPDDYSSFDYEGLVKNLSCRTPDQPMRPYLKENLPKRMHFANNKRIERGHLYMKQGWQAALNSKEIKYCTGGFHGSDNLFNNMQAIFIGYGPGFKRQTVVPPFENIEVYNLMCDLLEIRPAPNNGTHGSLNHLLKRTFYLPVHPAPISHEIPCEATGPVPSDDLQCTCASQNKIMEEDMNRLLLTTNDNVKANLRRLHHPFGTPQVVQPGATFCLLHHSDYLNGYSKDRLMPLWVSFTIQPLTGLRPMSPDLEACVRADVRIPPAASQLCRRFSDDPDLTYGLLHPPNLNASGPETDSLISSNMVPMFPAFKDVWTHLHNVLLPKYSQQLNGINVMSGPIFDENADGNVDAFQTVLANAAPIPTHFFVILTSCGNSTFSPVNCEGPLQAKSFILPHMPDHTESCAATGAELTWVEDWLQFHTARVRDIELLTGLSFYHNRLSVEETLQLKTFLHSV from the exons ATACTGCTGCTGTGCTTTCTGGTAGGCATCCTTGCCGTGGTGCTTTCTCTGACAAAGAGCAGCAATGGGAAAG ATGGAGGGGAGTCCTGGCTACAGGAGGCCTTTGAGGACACTGAACAGCCAAAGTGTCCATCTGG ATTTTCCAAGCCTCCCGTGATCCTGGTGTCCTTGGACGGTTTCAGGGCGGGGTATCTGAAAGATCACAGCAGCCACCTTCCTGTCATCAACAAGTTGC GAAAGTTTGGTACATCAACGCCATATATGAGGCCTGTTTATCCTACAAAGACTTTTCCCAACCACTACAGCATCGTGACT GGTCTTTATCCTGAGTCTCATGGGATTGTGGACAACAAGATGTACGATGTAACCCGAAACGCCTTCTTCAGCTTGAAAAGTGATGAGAAATATAACCCCAAATGGTATCAAGGAGAGCCA GTCTGGCTAACTGCCATGCatcaaaaacagaaagcagGAACATTCTTCTGGCCCGGCTCAGATGTAGCCATCAATGGCACCCTCCCAAATTTCTACAAGAAATATGATAC GAAAATCAAATTCGAGGAGAGAGTGGCGACAGTGTTTGAATGGCTTAGTTTACCTCAGAAGGAAAG ACCTGACTTTATCACTTTGTACATGGATGAACCTGACTCAGCAGGCCATCGTTACGGACCAGCAAGCGACGAG GTCGTTTTGGCCTTAAAGAATGTGGATCGGATTTTGGGCATGATGATGGATGGCCTGAAACAGAGAGACCTTCATAACTGTGTCAACATCATAATCGTATCTGACCATG GCATGGAGGAGGCTTTGTGTACAAAAGCAGCATATGTATCATCTTACCAAGCAGACACTGCCAACTTCACTATCATCCAAGGTCCAGCTGCTCGCATCAGGCCAAGCCGCCTCCCAGACGACTACTCCTCCT TTGACTATGAGGGCCTGGTGAAGAACCTGTCG TGCAGGACCCCTGATCAGCCAATGAGACCTTATCTCAAAGAGAACCTCCCCAAACGGATGCATTTTGCAAACAACAAACGCATAGAGAGAGGACACCTCTACATGAAGCAGGGCTGGCAGGCTGCACT GAACAGCAAGGAAATTAAGTACTGCACAGGCGGATTCCACGGCTCTGATAACCTCTTCAACAACATGCAG GCCATCTTCATTGGTTATGGTCCAGGATTTAAAAGACAAACTGTTGTGCCCCCTTTTGAAAACATTGAAGTATATAACCTCATGTGTG atCTCCTTGAAATCCGTCCTGCTCCAAACAACGGGACCCACGGCAGTCTGAACCACCTCCTGAAGCGTACCTTCTACCTCCCTGTACACCCAGCACCAATCTCCCATGAAATCCCCTGCGAGGCTACTGGTCCCGTCCCCAGTGATGACCTGCAGTGCACCTGCGCATCCCAAAACAAGATAATG GAGGAAGATATGAACAGACTTCTCTTGACAACTAATGACA aTGTTAAAGCCAATTTACGTCGTCTCCATCATCCTTTTGGCACCCCTCAAGTCGTCCAACCAGGTGCCACCTTTTGTCTTCTGCACCACTCGGATTACCTCAATGGGTATAGCAAAGACCGCCTCATGCCTCTCTGGGTGTCGTTCACCATCCAGCCTCTG ACCGGACTCCGACCCATGAGCCCAGATTTAGAGGCGTGTGTTCGTGCTGATGTACGCATCCCACCGGCCGCCAGCCAGCTGTGCCGGCGTTTCAGTGATGACCCAGATTTGACCTATGGCCTGCTGCATCCCCCca ATCTGAATGCCAGCGGACCTGAGACAGACTCTCTAATCTCAAGCAACATGGTACCAATGTTCCCTGCATTTAAAG ATGTTTGGACTCATCTCCACAACGTACTACTCCCCAAATATTCACAACAGCTGAATGGAATCAATGTTATGAGTGGGCCAATATTCGACGAAAACGCTGATGGGAACGTCGATGCATTCCAAACTGTCTTGGC AAATGCGGCTCCCATCCCAACACATTTCTTCGTGATCCTGACCAGCTGTGGGAACTCGACCTTCAGCCCTGTTAACTGCGAGGGTCCTCTGCAGGCCAAGTCCTTCATCCTGCCACATATGCCTGACCACACAGAGAGCTGTGCTGCT aCTGGAGCAGAGCTGACATGGGTGGAGGATTGGTTGCAGTTTCACACTGCCCGTGTCCGAGACATTGAGCTTCTGACCGGACTCAGCTTCTACCACAACAGGTTATCAGTGGAAGAGACGCTACAACTCAAGACTTTTTTACATAGTGTTTAA